GATTCCCGTGCAGTGATCGCGGGTTGCGACAACTAAATGGGATAACAAAAAAATGCACCCGAGTCGCGAAGTCGGGCGGTTTGACAATGGAGAATCTCTCGTCGCGACCGGGTGATTTTAGACGTTCGCGCGGGTGATTGTGGCTTGAATCCACCGCTGCTGAATCCGGCCCCTCTGATTTAGCGTCACAACTGTAAGCTGATCGCTGCAGCTGAAATCACGGTTTGATAGTTGTGCCCGGATTTCGCCCATCGGACTTCAAGGGACAGCAGTTTCCTGTTTATCGCATTTGATTTCACGGTTTGGATGTTGCTCCGAGATAGCAGTTCAACCGCCCCATGCGCCAGCCGAAAAATACATGCTCGTTCCCCTTGGCAATTCGAATCGAGTAGACTTGTCACCAGCGATGTACTGCCGACCGTGGTCGTGTGTACCACGCGAACCATGCCGTGCACGCGAAGGTCGGGAGTCGTGTTTTATTGAAGTGGTTAGTTAACCGCCCGACCTCGGTGACGGCTGCCGTTCTGCCAATGAGGGTGCTGTAGCGACTTGTGAAGCGTTTTCTGATTGGGATACTCTCCCTCGTTTCGATTGCCGTTTTGGCGTGGTGGCTTCTTCACACGCGACCAATCAATGCGGACGTTCAAGTCCATGTGCTTACCGTAGACGGCAGCGCTCGCACGTATCGAATCGTGGTTCCGTACAACTTGGCTTCGCCTGTCCCGGTAGTATTTGCTTTTCACGGTATCGGCGATTCTGCCGATTCGATGGCCAAATACTCTCAACTTGATCGTCTTTCGGCGGACAACGGATTCATTATTGTATATCCCGCTGCCTTGAATTCGATGTGGTCAACCGTCAACATCGATCCGGCCGAACTCGATGCCAACCCTGATGTTCGGTTCTTCGATGACTTGTATGCTCAGGTCGCGTCCGAACACGACATTGCCGCCGATCGCATCTACGTTGCCGGAATGTCAAACGGTGCTTCGTTCGCTCATGTCTTGGTCACCGAAAGACCGGAAATGATTGCCGCGTTTGTCGCACATTCGGGATTGCGGCCTCGAGAGCTTGGCGATTGTGACGATTCAATTCCGATGATGCTATTGGCCGGTGCCAACGATTCGGTCGCACCGATCATGAAATCGAATGCTGATCGATATCGCTCCGCTGGTTGCACCGTCGAGTATATTCTGGTCCCGAGACTGGCACATGAATGGTCGACACGGCACAATAGGGAGATTTGGCGATTCCTATCCACCCACCCGCGAGTCCGCACGGAAGAGGCAGAACCATGAATTGCACGGAAGGACGGGAGCCGTGTTTAATGGTCTGCTTGCGAGTCTTCCGCCCGTCCTCCGTGAATTCTGCCGTTCGCGCGGATGGTTGTGCCTGCGATAACCAACGCCTGTTTTCGATGCTGACGGATCTGGCCCATCTGATCTCACCTGACAACCATTAGCCGAT
This portion of the Stieleria sp. JC731 genome encodes:
- a CDS encoding alpha/beta hydrolase family esterase, whose protein sequence is MKRFLIGILSLVSIAVLAWWLLHTRPINADVQVHVLTVDGSARTYRIVVPYNLASPVPVVFAFHGIGDSADSMAKYSQLDRLSADNGFIIVYPAALNSMWSTVNIDPAELDANPDVRFFDDLYAQVASEHDIAADRIYVAGMSNGASFAHVLVTERPEMIAAFVAHSGLRPRELGDCDDSIPMMLLAGANDSVAPIMKSNADRYRSAGCTVEYILVPRLAHEWSTRHNREIWRFLSTHPRVRTEEAEP